A genome region from Hippopotamus amphibius kiboko isolate mHipAmp2 chromosome 1, mHipAmp2.hap2, whole genome shotgun sequence includes the following:
- the NIPAL3 gene encoding NIPA-like protein 3 isoform X2: protein MDGAHGAGLQLQQLPPASSADPVSEASFSYKENLIGALLAIFGHLVVSIALNLQKYCHIRLAGSKDPRAYFKTKTWWLGLFLMLLGELGVFASYAFAPLSLIVPLGAVSVIASAIIGIIFIKEKWKLKDFLRRYILSFVGCGLAIVGTYLLVTFAPNSHEKMTGENIIRHLVSWPFLLYMLVEIILFCLLLYFYKERNANNIVVILLLVALLGSMTVVTVKAVAGMLILSIQGNLQLDYPIFYVMFVCMVATAVYQAAFLGQASQMYDSSLIASVGYILSTTVAITAGAIFYLDFLGEDVLHVCMFALGCLIAFLGVFLITRNRKKAIPFEPYISMDAMPGMQNMHDKGMAVQPDLKASFSYGALENNDNISEIYAPATLPVMQEEHGSRSASGVPYRVLEHTKRE, encoded by the exons GAAAACTTGATCGGCGCCCTCTTGGCAATTTTCGGGCACCTTGTGGTCAGCATTGCACTTAACCTCCAG AAGTACTGTCACATCCGCCTTGCGGGCTCCAAGGACCCTCGGGCCTATTTCAAGACCAAGACATGGTGGCTGGGCCTGTTCCTGATGCTGCTGGGCGAGCTGGGCGTGTTTGCCTCCTACGCCTTCGCCCCACTCTCGCTGATCGTGCCCCTTGGCGCCGTCTCTGTGATTG ccagCGCCATCATAGGAATCATATTcatcaaagaaaaatggaaacttaaAGACTTTCTGC ggcGCTACATCTTATCCTTCGTTGGCTGCGGTCTGGCCATCGTGGGCACCTACTTGCTGGTGACATTTGCACCCAACAGTCACGAGAAGATGACAGGCGAGAACATCATCAGACACCTTGTGAGCTGGCCTTTTCTCCTATACATG CTCGTGGAGATCATCCTCTTCTGCTTGCTGCTGTACTTCTACAAGGAGAGGAATGCCAACAACATCGTTGTGATTCTCCTCTTGGTGGCGTTACTTG GCTCGATGACCGTGGTGACGGTGAAGGCTGTGGCCGGGATGCTCATCTTGTCCATACAGGGGAACCTGCAGCTCGACTACCCCATCTTCTATGTGATGTTCGTGTGCATGGTGGCCACTGCCGTCTATCAAGCCGC GTTTTTAGGTCAAGCCTCACAGATGTACGACTCCTCTCTGATTGCCAGTGTGGGCTACATTCTCTCCACTACCGTGGCTATCACAGCAG GCGCCATCTTCTACCTGGACTTCCTCGGGGAGGACGTGCTGCACGTCTGCATGTTTGCACTGGG GTGCCTCATCGCGTTCTTGGGCGTCTTCTTAATCACACGTAACAGGAAGAAGGCCATTCCCTTTGAGCCCTACATTTCCATGGATGCCATGCCAG GTATGCAAAACATGCATGACAAGGGGATGGCCGTCCAGCCTGACCTCAAAGCTTCTTTTTCCTATGGGGCCCTGGAAAACAACGACAACATTTCTGAGATCTATGCTCCCGCCACACTGCCCGTCATGCAGGAAGAACACGGCTCCAGAAGCGCGTCTGGGGTTCCCTACCGTGTCCTGGAACACACCAAGAGGGAGTGA
- the NIPAL3 gene encoding NIPA-like protein 3 isoform X1, with protein sequence MTGENIIRHLVSWPFLLYMLVEIILFCLLLYFYKERNANNIVVILLLVALLGSMTVVTVKAVAGMLILSIQGNLQLDYPIFYVMFVCMVATAVYQAAFLGQASQMYDSSLIASVGYILSTTVAITAGAIFYLDFLGEDVLHVCMFALGCLIAFLGVFLITRNRKKAIPFEPYISMDAMPGMQNMHDKGMAVQPDLKASFSYGALENNDNISEIYAPATLPVMQEEHGSRSASGVPYRVLEHTKRE encoded by the exons ATGACAGGCGAGAACATCATCAGACACCTTGTGAGCTGGCCTTTTCTCCTATACATG CTCGTGGAGATCATCCTCTTCTGCTTGCTGCTGTACTTCTACAAGGAGAGGAATGCCAACAACATCGTTGTGATTCTCCTCTTGGTGGCGTTACTTG GCTCGATGACCGTGGTGACGGTGAAGGCTGTGGCCGGGATGCTCATCTTGTCCATACAGGGGAACCTGCAGCTCGACTACCCCATCTTCTATGTGATGTTCGTGTGCATGGTGGCCACTGCCGTCTATCAAGCCGC GTTTTTAGGTCAAGCCTCACAGATGTACGACTCCTCTCTGATTGCCAGTGTGGGCTACATTCTCTCCACTACCGTGGCTATCACAGCAG GCGCCATCTTCTACCTGGACTTCCTCGGGGAGGACGTGCTGCACGTCTGCATGTTTGCACTGGG GTGCCTCATCGCGTTCTTGGGCGTCTTCTTAATCACACGTAACAGGAAGAAGGCCATTCCCTTTGAGCCCTACATTTCCATGGATGCCATGCCAG GTATGCAAAACATGCATGACAAGGGGATGGCCGTCCAGCCTGACCTCAAAGCTTCTTTTTCCTATGGGGCCCTGGAAAACAACGACAACATTTCTGAGATCTATGCTCCCGCCACACTGCCCGTCATGCAGGAAGAACACGGCTCCAGAAGCGCGTCTGGGGTTCCCTACCGTGTCCTGGAACACACCAAGAGGGAGTGA